A stretch of Metabacillus sp. FJAT-52054 DNA encodes these proteins:
- a CDS encoding YneF family protein, producing MALWLGITLIIVALLGGVALGFFIARRYMMSYLKKNPPINEQMLRMMMMQMGMKPSQKKINQMMKAMNSQQIK from the coding sequence ATGGCTTTATGGCTAGGCATAACACTGATCATAGTTGCTCTTTTGGGCGGCGTGGCGCTGGGCTTCTTTATTGCTCGCAGATACATGATGAGCTATTTGAAAAAGAATCCGCCAATCAATGAACAAATGCTTCGTATGATGATGATGCAAATGGGAATGAAACCATCCCAGAAAAAAATCAATCAAATGATGAAAGCGATGAACAGTCAGCAGATTAAATAA
- a CDS encoding cytochrome c biogenesis protein CcdA — protein MADVNAMLSFGAGFLSFVSPCCLPVYPAFLSYITGVSVQDLKSEQGMHRTQSMLHTGFFLLGFSIIFVALGFSTSMIGSFFINYQDLLRQLGAILIVFMGFVTLGVLSPKFLMKERRLQFKHRPAGYAGSILIGLGFAAGWSPCVGPILTAVMTLAGSQPESALLYMISYTLGFSVPFFVLAFFIGKMHWISKHTAVFMKAGGGIMVAMGLLLFFDGMAAIINYFTKLTGFTGF, from the coding sequence ATGGCAGATGTAAATGCGATGCTTTCATTTGGAGCGGGGTTCCTTTCTTTTGTTTCACCTTGCTGCCTGCCGGTTTATCCGGCGTTTTTATCATACATAACGGGAGTTTCTGTTCAGGATTTGAAATCGGAGCAGGGAATGCACCGAACACAGAGCATGCTTCATACAGGCTTTTTCTTGCTGGGTTTTTCCATTATCTTTGTGGCACTTGGGTTCAGTACGTCCATGATTGGGAGTTTTTTTATTAACTATCAGGATTTACTTCGGCAGCTGGGAGCGATATTGATTGTCTTTATGGGGTTTGTCACGCTTGGAGTTTTATCTCCAAAATTCCTTATGAAAGAGCGGAGACTGCAGTTCAAGCATCGGCCTGCAGGGTATGCGGGGTCAATTTTGATTGGGCTTGGATTTGCTGCTGGATGGTCTCCATGTGTCGGTCCGATTTTGACAGCGGTGATGACCTTAGCCGGTTCACAGCCGGAATCAGCGCTTCTGTATATGATTAGCTATACGCTTGGTTTTTCTGTCCCTTTTTTTGTTTTAGCTTTTTTTATCGGAAAGATGCATTGGATTTCAAAGCATACTGCCGTATTTATGAAAGCAGGGGGCGGGATTATGGTTGCAATGGGATTGCTCCTATTCTTCGATGGTATGGCGGCTATTATCAACTATTTTACAAAATTGACAGGTTTTACAGGATTTTAG
- a CDS encoding aspartyl-phosphate phosphatase Spo0E family protein: protein MLKEIERKREELNEIVCKNGMSSTVTIQYSQELDKMLYEYQQIILPQNNQRYMH, encoded by the coding sequence ATGCTTAAAGAAATCGAACGCAAACGAGAAGAACTGAATGAAATCGTCTGTAAAAACGGAATGAGTTCAACGGTCACCATTCAATACAGCCAGGAACTTGATAAAATGCTGTATGAGTATCAGCAGATTATCCTTCCTCAAAACAATCAGCGTTATATGCATTAA
- a CDS encoding response regulator gives MARILIVDDAKFMRVTLTNVLEGASHTIAGEAENGIEAVSQYKALLPDLVTLDITMPEKNGLDALKEIMSEFPAAKVIMCSAMGQQKMVVEAIEAGAKDFIIKPFDSSRVLEAVERVLG, from the coding sequence ATGGCGAGGATTCTGATCGTTGATGATGCCAAATTTATGAGAGTTACATTGACTAATGTACTTGAAGGAGCAAGTCACACCATAGCAGGGGAAGCCGAAAATGGCATTGAAGCGGTCAGTCAATATAAGGCACTGCTCCCGGATCTTGTAACACTTGATATTACAATGCCTGAGAAAAATGGGCTGGATGCATTAAAAGAGATTATGAGTGAGTTTCCGGCCGCAAAAGTAATCATGTGTTCTGCTATGGGCCAGCAGAAAATGGTTGTAGAGGCGATTGAAGCGGGAGCCAAAGATTTTATTATTAAGCCCTTCGACTCCAGCCGGGTTCTTGAAGCGGTAGAGCGGGTACTGGGCTAA
- the sirA gene encoding sporulation inhibitor of replication protein SirA gives MRHYYVYLIEEEFASHYFGKESKIFNLIQNFQWTSIHDGSYDLLDRQVQYISKAIPAKKIHQLLTGFLTMRKGYRQLGHLHRIILNGEAGQATLLIKDRYLEIDAQGSYEAETIFFEILRKMDPCFLAMDFQSQRYGWLNPISERKFV, from the coding sequence ATGAGGCATTACTATGTTTATTTAATAGAAGAAGAATTCGCAAGCCATTATTTTGGCAAAGAGTCGAAGATTTTTAACCTGATTCAAAATTTTCAATGGACAAGCATTCATGACGGTTCGTACGACCTGTTGGATCGCCAGGTACAATATATTTCTAAAGCCATCCCGGCCAAAAAAATTCATCAGCTGTTAACCGGGTTCTTAACGATGAGAAAAGGCTACCGGCAGTTAGGCCACTTGCACAGAATCATTCTTAATGGTGAGGCCGGACAGGCAACATTGCTTATAAAAGACCGATATTTGGAAATCGATGCTCAAGGCAGCTATGAAGCGGAGACGATATTTTTTGAAATTCTTAGGAAAATGGACCCCTGTTTTCTCGCGATGGACTTCCAATCCCAGCGATATGGATGGCTGAACCCGATATCTGAAAGAAAATTTGTCTAA